The Streptomyces sp. P9-A4 genome contains a region encoding:
- the treY gene encoding malto-oligosyltrehalose synthase — MTSLPAGSAAARTAPPTATYRLQLQPEFPFAAAGRAVPHLAGLGISHLHLSPVLEAVPGSTHGYDVTDHRSVRAELGGEEGLRALAATARAHGLGLVVDLVPNHMAASPTHNHALRAVLREGPDSPYARWFDIDWRAGDGRLLLPVLPARLPEVRDRLRVSDGALHLDGQEFPLRPGTEGLPLDELLDAQWYRLGWWRLARTELNYRRFFTISELIGVRVEDPEVFGATHAKIVELVRDGVVEGLRIDHPDGLADPQGYLEDLAAATGGRCWTVVEKILTGPETLPAAWPVAGTTGYDSLHRIDGVFTDPAGADELTDVYREFVAKAGDRGGRWDATERRAAYEVVGHDLAAETAVLTRIAERICAADAALRDHAPWALRTAIRELLVRVPVYRSYRTGGEEVLTAAAARGAKAAFAVPEEAAAVDVVRELALGARGDGPEHRAFRARFAQTSSALRAKSVEDTAFYRYVPLLSANEVGGDAGCPAVSVEEFHAYCGRISRDWPGTGTVLSTHDTKRSADVRAGIAVLSQCPRVWAELLAEVAGVPAPDPHVAWTAWQTAFGFGTPDPDRLGPAILKSVREAGLRTSWTEPDAGYERAVAEFAAAGPGRIPLRAASEAAFALEPHIRAHALGALLTQLTMPGVPELYQNTEREYRALVDPDNRAPFAVGADDGHTELVRAALRLRRERPAVFAAAGSYTPLTAEGPAAAHCLAFARSGEVVTAVTRLPLRLGEAGGWQDTKLVLPEGRWADVLDEVREFTGGPATELKLAELFAERPVALLARMDG, encoded by the coding sequence ATGACCTCCCTCCCGGCCGGTTCCGCGGCCGCCCGTACGGCCCCGCCCACCGCCACCTACCGGCTCCAGCTCCAGCCGGAGTTCCCCTTCGCGGCGGCCGGGCGGGCCGTGCCGCACCTGGCGGGACTCGGGATCTCCCACCTCCACCTCTCCCCCGTCCTGGAGGCCGTGCCCGGCTCGACCCATGGGTACGACGTCACCGACCACCGGTCCGTACGGGCCGAGCTGGGCGGCGAGGAGGGGCTGCGGGCCCTGGCGGCGACCGCGCGGGCGCACGGCCTCGGGCTCGTGGTGGACCTGGTGCCCAACCACATGGCGGCCTCCCCGACGCACAACCACGCGCTGCGCGCGGTGCTCCGCGAGGGCCCGGACTCGCCGTACGCCCGCTGGTTCGACATCGACTGGCGGGCCGGGGACGGCCGGCTGCTGCTCCCGGTGCTGCCCGCCCGGCTCCCCGAGGTACGGGACCGGCTGCGGGTCTCGGACGGGGCGCTCCACCTGGACGGGCAGGAGTTCCCGCTGCGGCCCGGCACGGAGGGGCTGCCGCTCGACGAGCTGCTGGACGCCCAGTGGTACCGGCTCGGCTGGTGGCGGCTGGCCCGCACGGAGCTGAACTACCGCCGCTTCTTCACCATTTCGGAGCTGATCGGGGTCCGGGTGGAGGACCCGGAGGTGTTCGGGGCCACCCACGCGAAGATCGTCGAGCTGGTGCGGGACGGGGTGGTCGAGGGGCTGCGCATCGACCACCCGGACGGGCTCGCCGACCCGCAGGGCTATCTGGAGGATCTGGCGGCGGCGACCGGCGGGCGCTGCTGGACGGTGGTCGAGAAGATCCTCACCGGCCCGGAGACGCTGCCGGCCGCCTGGCCCGTCGCCGGGACCACCGGGTACGACTCCCTGCACCGGATCGACGGGGTCTTCACCGACCCGGCGGGCGCCGACGAACTGACCGATGTGTACCGGGAGTTCGTGGCGAAGGCGGGAGACAGGGGCGGGCGCTGGGACGCGACCGAGCGACGGGCCGCGTACGAGGTGGTGGGGCACGACCTGGCCGCCGAGACCGCCGTGCTGACCCGGATCGCGGAGCGGATCTGCGCCGCCGACGCCGCGCTGCGGGACCACGCCCCCTGGGCGCTGCGCACCGCGATCAGGGAACTCCTCGTGCGCGTACCGGTCTACCGCTCGTACCGGACGGGCGGCGAGGAGGTGCTGACCGCCGCGGCGGCGCGCGGCGCGAAGGCCGCGTTCGCGGTGCCTGAGGAGGCGGCGGCGGTCGACGTGGTGCGGGAACTGGCGCTCGGTGCACGCGGTGACGGGCCCGAACACCGTGCGTTCCGGGCCCGGTTCGCCCAGACCTCGTCCGCACTGCGGGCCAAGTCGGTGGAGGACACCGCCTTCTACCGATACGTGCCGCTCCTCTCGGCGAACGAGGTCGGCGGGGACGCGGGGTGCCCGGCGGTGTCGGTGGAGGAGTTCCACGCGTACTGCGGGCGGATCTCGCGGGACTGGCCGGGCACCGGCACCGTCCTCTCCACCCACGACACCAAGCGCAGCGCCGACGTCCGGGCCGGGATCGCGGTCCTCTCCCAGTGCCCCCGGGTGTGGGCGGAGCTGCTCGCCGAGGTCGCGGGGGTGCCCGCGCCCGACCCGCACGTGGCCTGGACGGCCTGGCAGACCGCCTTCGGCTTCGGCACCCCGGACCCGGACCGGCTCGGCCCCGCGATCCTCAAGTCGGTACGGGAGGCGGGGCTGCGGACCAGCTGGACGGAGCCCGACGCGGGGTACGAGCGGGCGGTGGCCGAGTTCGCGGCGGCCGGGCCCGGCCGCATCCCGCTCCGGGCGGCCTCGGAGGCGGCCTTCGCCCTGGAGCCGCACATCCGGGCGCACGCGCTCGGCGCACTCCTGACGCAGCTGACGATGCCGGGGGTGCCGGAGCTGTACCAGAACACGGAGCGGGAGTACCGGGCGCTGGTCGACCCGGACAACCGGGCCCCGTTCGCGGTCGGCGCGGACGACGGCCACACGGAACTGGTCCGGGCGGCCCTGCGGCTGCGCCGGGAGCGCCCGGCGGTCTTCGCCGCCGCCGGCTCGTACACGCCCCTGACGGCCGAGGGCCCGGCCGCCGCGCACTGCCTGGCCTTCGCCCGCTCCGGCGAGGTGGTCACGGCCGTCACCCGGCTGCCCCTGCGCCTGGGGGAGGCGGGCGGCTGGCAGGACACGAAACTGGTGCTTCCGGAGGGCCGCTGGGCCGATGTCCTGGACGAGGTACGGGAGTTCACGGGCGGCCCGGCGACGGAACTGAAGCTGGCGGAGCTGTTCGCGGAGCGGCCGGTGGCGCTACTGGCCCGCATGGACGGCTGA
- a CDS encoding cytochrome P450, with amino-acid sequence MSDEPHREPGRDIPGERMEMPSGDPWTRLPSMAPAVPAKPEVTGGPLRGGPAAPPPGLVRAVPDPAAAGVAGPPGSVARTVAPSPLDPGASRDPHRIHRTLREEFPLTYDPLLRAWVLSRYADVAAALTDGRFTHGHRPGDPACARAHVDIDVDTEALRSVTERTAYVLARRIADRPQADLVADFCHWLPAGTVAAAVGVPYRDMMRLVRGRAAGALAGECGGQTAVREKALASFLGNVLSDPDQVAALRDAPAGLVGRAWTESLRRDPPVQIAVRRTNAEVPVSGGVVPAGASVALLIGSAGRDPERFREPDRFDPQRDDSGQLTYGGGFCPAVSLAGLEAEYALRALFTAMPRLRLADGFRPTAAGLITRAPRSLIVRPGG; translated from the coding sequence ATGAGCGACGAGCCGCACCGCGAGCCGGGCCGGGACATACCCGGGGAGCGGATGGAGATGCCGTCCGGGGACCCCTGGACACGGCTGCCGTCCATGGCTCCCGCCGTGCCCGCGAAGCCGGAGGTCACTGGCGGCCCCCTGCGCGGTGGCCCTGCCGCGCCCCCGCCGGGGCTCGTCCGGGCCGTGCCCGATCCGGCCGCCGCCGGAGTCGCGGGGCCCCCCGGGTCCGTCGCGCGGACCGTCGCGCCCAGTCCCCTCGATCCCGGCGCCTCGCGCGACCCGCACCGGATCCACCGGACCCTCCGCGAGGAGTTCCCGCTCACCTACGACCCGCTGCTGCGGGCCTGGGTGCTCAGCCGGTACGCGGACGTGGCCGCCGCCCTCACCGACGGGCGCTTCACCCACGGGCACCGGCCCGGCGATCCGGCCTGCGCGCGGGCCCACGTCGACATCGACGTCGACACCGAGGCCCTGCGGTCCGTCACCGAACGCACCGCGTACGTCCTGGCCCGCCGGATCGCCGATCGGCCGCAGGCCGACCTGGTCGCCGACTTCTGCCACTGGCTGCCCGCCGGCACGGTCGCCGCCGCCGTCGGGGTGCCGTACCGCGACATGATGCGGCTGGTGCGCGGCCGGGCGGCCGGGGCGCTGGCGGGCGAGTGCGGCGGGCAGACAGCCGTACGGGAGAAGGCGCTCGCGTCCTTCCTCGGCAACGTCCTGTCCGACCCCGACCAGGTCGCCGCCCTCCGTGACGCCCCCGCCGGGCTCGTCGGCCGCGCCTGGACGGAGTCGCTGCGCCGGGACCCGCCCGTGCAGATCGCGGTGCGCCGGACGAACGCCGAGGTCCCGGTGAGCGGTGGCGTCGTCCCGGCGGGCGCGTCCGTCGCCCTGCTGATCGGCTCGGCGGGCCGCGACCCGGAACGCTTCCGTGAGCCCGACCGGTTCGATCCGCAGCGCGACGATTCTGGCCAGCTCACCTACGGCGGCGGCTTCTGCCCGGCCGTGTCCCTCGCCGGGCTCGAAGCCGAGTACGCCCTGAGGGCCCTGTTCACGGCCATGCCCCGGCTCCGTCTCGCCGACGGATTCCGGCCCACGGCCGCCGGGCTCATCACCCGGGCGCCCCGGAGCCTGATCGTCCGTCCCGGCGGCTGA
- a CDS encoding MFS transporter — MYRDTLSLLGPALPVVSFLGRLPTAMCQLGSLLLVAETSGSLATAGLVGGALAAGQTVAGPVLGRLTDRHGQRGVVLAASLANALAVTGLVLAALAHAPTAWLMAVAALSGATVPQVGPLARTRSVALARRSGADDRLVGAVLSFEGTLDEVSFVLGPAFVGLAAALAHPAAALLLAALLLTVSGTAFALHPSARATLPEPDASTRTGAAERTRLPGSAYALRGAMVLQGAMFGASQAGITALTEELGAPAQAGLVYAAMGVMSAAVGLSMAAVPARIGLMTRWRAATVALVVLSVPLLSVGSLGALYAVVAVLGAAYAPHLITVFGLTERTVPAARLAESMAFLTSGVVAGQALALAVSGRLAEGHGAPAAFAVAVGAAVACAVLSWTVRVAAPVRDLRPAVAAR, encoded by the coding sequence ATGTATCGCGACACGCTCTCGCTGCTCGGCCCCGCCCTCCCGGTCGTCTCCTTCCTGGGCCGGCTGCCCACCGCCATGTGCCAGCTCGGCAGCCTCCTCCTGGTCGCCGAGACGAGCGGCTCCCTCGCCACGGCCGGCCTCGTGGGCGGTGCGCTCGCCGCCGGTCAGACCGTCGCCGGACCCGTCCTCGGGCGTCTCACCGACCGGCACGGCCAGCGCGGGGTCGTCCTCGCGGCCTCCCTCGCGAACGCGCTCGCCGTCACCGGACTCGTCCTCGCCGCGCTCGCCCACGCCCCCACCGCCTGGCTGATGGCCGTCGCCGCGCTCTCCGGGGCCACCGTCCCCCAGGTCGGACCGCTCGCCCGGACCCGCTCGGTGGCCCTCGCCCGGCGCTCCGGCGCGGACGACCGGCTCGTCGGCGCGGTGCTCTCCTTCGAGGGCACCCTCGACGAGGTGTCCTTCGTCCTCGGCCCGGCCTTCGTCGGCCTCGCCGCCGCCCTCGCCCACCCGGCCGCCGCCCTCCTCCTGGCGGCGCTGCTCCTCACCGTCTCCGGCACGGCCTTCGCCCTCCATCCGTCCGCCCGCGCCACCCTTCCGGAGCCGGACGCGTCCACCCGTACGGGTGCCGCCGAACGGACGCGGCTGCCGGGATCCGCGTACGCCCTGCGCGGTGCGATGGTCCTCCAGGGCGCCATGTTCGGCGCCTCCCAGGCGGGGATCACCGCGCTCACCGAGGAGCTGGGGGCGCCCGCCCAGGCCGGCCTGGTCTACGCGGCGATGGGGGTGATGAGCGCCGCCGTCGGGCTCTCCATGGCGGCCGTGCCCGCCCGGATCGGGCTGATGACCCGCTGGCGGGCGGCGACCGTCGCGCTGGTCGTCCTCTCCGTACCGCTGCTGTCCGTCGGCTCGCTCGGCGCGCTCTACGCGGTGGTGGCCGTCCTCGGCGCCGCCTACGCCCCGCACCTGATCACCGTCTTCGGGCTCACCGAGCGGACCGTGCCGGCCGCCCGGCTCGCCGAGTCCATGGCCTTCCTGACCAGCGGGGTCGTCGCCGGTCAGGCGCTCGCCCTCGCGGTCTCCGGGCGGCTCGCCGAAGGCCACGGCGCCCCCGCCGCCTTCGCGGTGGCGGTGGGGGCGGCCGTGGCCTGCGCGGTGCTGTCGTGGACGGTGCGGGTGGCGGCTCCCGTACGGGACCTCAGGCCGGCCGTCGCAGCACGGTGA
- a CDS encoding DUF1707 and FHA domain-containing protein: MTTPFELPANSPRLTDAERDRALVLLREGAAQGRLSHDTFVFRMERALQARRSDELALLTADLRTEGTWTRRVVGAVERMSAFTARLGRAWHAERLPKLLLPLPGPHPLRIGRDPVNGLRLNHETASRLHAELSMQSGMWVLRDLGSTNGTTVNGRRVVGAVAVRAGDVVGFGQMSFRLSLD; this comes from the coding sequence GTGACGACCCCTTTCGAGCTCCCGGCGAACTCCCCTCGGCTCACCGACGCCGAGCGGGACCGCGCGCTGGTGCTGCTCCGTGAGGGCGCCGCGCAGGGCCGCCTCTCGCACGACACGTTCGTCTTCCGGATGGAGCGCGCGCTCCAGGCCCGGCGGTCCGACGAACTCGCCCTGCTCACCGCCGACCTGAGGACCGAGGGCACCTGGACCCGGCGGGTCGTGGGCGCGGTCGAGCGGATGTCGGCGTTCACGGCCAGGCTGGGCCGCGCCTGGCACGCGGAGCGCCTGCCGAAACTGCTGCTGCCCCTGCCGGGCCCGCACCCGCTCAGGATCGGCCGCGACCCGGTCAACGGCCTCCGCCTCAACCATGAGACGGCCTCGCGGCTGCACGCGGAACTCTCCATGCAGAGCGGGATGTGGGTCCTGCGCGACCTCGGCTCGACGAACGGCACGACGGTCAACGGCCGCCGCGTCGTGGGCGCGGTGGCGGTCCGCGCGGGAGACGTCGTGGGCTTCGGCCAGATGTCGTTCCGGCTGTCGCTGGACTGA
- a CDS encoding Tat pathway signal sequence domain protein — MYEIARRHLGKVVAGAAMALTGTAVAVAISLPGSAGADDTPGARGAVGARGAADTVGGYGQQGGEGAATGGTAPAPATVVPAAAEGEKGVGGDPLTDDELARAESLALAPAGAAAQQDVTGGRGPQHLGTDLADPRPGDATRRADVRFYDYKRDELITSTVNLDTGKVERSGAQRGVQPSAHPEELRAALELILASPLGKGVKEDYADATGKALTSTTQLWFNGDVYRTYREANVPAQLARCGEHRCVRLVTKVLNGAWIDTRNLIVDLSARTVTRVG; from the coding sequence GTGTACGAAATAGCACGCCGCCACCTGGGGAAGGTGGTGGCCGGAGCGGCCATGGCGCTGACGGGGACCGCCGTCGCGGTCGCCATCAGCCTCCCGGGTTCGGCAGGGGCGGACGACACACCGGGCGCCCGGGGAGCCGTGGGGGCACGCGGCGCGGCCGACACTGTCGGCGGCTACGGACAGCAGGGCGGCGAAGGGGCGGCGACCGGGGGCACCGCACCCGCGCCCGCCACCGTCGTCCCGGCCGCCGCCGAGGGCGAGAAGGGCGTCGGCGGCGACCCGCTCACCGACGACGAGCTGGCACGGGCCGAGAGCCTGGCGCTGGCCCCGGCCGGCGCCGCCGCCCAGCAGGACGTCACGGGCGGACGCGGCCCCCAGCACCTCGGCACCGACCTCGCCGACCCGCGGCCCGGGGACGCCACCCGCCGCGCCGACGTCCGCTTCTACGACTACAAGCGGGACGAGCTGATCACCAGCACCGTCAACCTCGACACGGGGAAGGTCGAGCGTTCCGGGGCCCAGCGGGGCGTCCAGCCCTCCGCCCACCCCGAGGAACTCCGCGCGGCACTCGAACTGATCCTCGCGAGCCCGCTCGGCAAGGGCGTCAAGGAGGACTACGCGGACGCCACGGGCAAGGCGCTCACCTCCACCACCCAGTTGTGGTTCAACGGCGACGTCTACCGCACCTACCGCGAGGCGAACGTGCCTGCGCAGCTGGCCCGTTGCGGGGAGCACCGCTGCGTCCGGCTCGTCACCAAGGTCCTCAACGGGGCCTGGATCGACACCCGCAACCTGATCGTCGACCTCTCGGCGAGGACCGTCACCCGCGTCGGCTGA
- the glgX gene encoding glycogen debranching protein GlgX — MQVWPGQAYPLGATYDGAGTNFAVFSEAAHRIELCLLHDDGSETAVELRETDAFVRHAYLPGVMPGQRYGFRVHGPYAPERGLRCNATKLLVDPYARAVSGQVEWGEAVYGYPFGRPDARNDLDSGPHTMTSVVVNPYFDWGDDRRPRTEYHHTVIYEAHVKGLTMLHPDLPEELRGTYAGLAHPSVIGHLKELGVTALELMPVHQFVNDHRLVDAGLSNYWGYNTIGFFAPHNAYASWGDRGQQVLEFKSAVRALHQAGIEVILDVVYNHTAEGNHLGPTLSMRGLDNPSYYRLADDPRYYTDTTGTGNSLLMRSPHVLQLIMDSLRYWVTEMHVDGFRFDLAATLARQFHEVDRLSSFFDLVQQDPVVSQVKLIAEPWDVGEGGYQVGNFPPLWTEWNGKYRDCVRDLWRGEPRTLAEFASRLTGSSDLYQDDGRRPLASVNFVTCHDGFTLRDLVSYNEKHNEANGEGNRDGESHNRSWNCGAEGDTEDVGIAELRARQTRNFLATLMLSQGVPMLSHGDEFGRTQGGNNNAYCQDNEVSWVRWPKQNSEAEATLLRFTRAMVRLRREHPVFRRRRFFHGRPVEGTHDELTDIAWFTPEGDEMTSRDWQAAHAQALTVFLNGNAISEPGTQGERIADDSFLMMFNASAKELEFAVPDSHGACWRTVVDTSDPEGMPPQQGPELAGGERVTLAPLSLTVLRRPA; from the coding sequence ATGCAGGTCTGGCCGGGACAGGCGTACCCCCTGGGCGCCACCTATGACGGAGCGGGAACCAACTTCGCGGTCTTCTCGGAGGCCGCCCACAGGATCGAGCTGTGTCTGCTCCATGACGACGGCTCGGAGACGGCGGTGGAGCTGCGCGAGACCGACGCGTTCGTGCGGCACGCCTATCTGCCGGGTGTGATGCCCGGTCAGCGGTACGGGTTCCGGGTGCACGGCCCGTACGCCCCGGAGCGCGGGCTGCGCTGCAACGCGACGAAGCTGCTCGTCGACCCCTACGCGCGGGCGGTGTCGGGGCAGGTCGAGTGGGGCGAGGCGGTGTACGGCTACCCCTTCGGGCGGCCCGACGCGCGCAACGACCTCGACTCGGGCCCGCACACGATGACCTCGGTCGTGGTCAACCCGTACTTCGACTGGGGCGACGACCGCCGGCCGCGCACCGAGTACCACCACACGGTGATCTACGAGGCCCATGTGAAGGGCCTGACGATGCTCCACCCGGACCTTCCGGAGGAGCTGCGCGGGACGTACGCGGGGCTCGCGCACCCTTCGGTGATCGGTCATCTGAAGGAACTGGGCGTCACCGCACTCGAACTGATGCCCGTTCACCAGTTCGTGAACGACCACCGGCTGGTGGACGCGGGGCTCTCCAACTACTGGGGCTACAACACCATCGGCTTCTTCGCCCCGCACAACGCCTACGCCTCCTGGGGCGACCGGGGCCAGCAGGTCCTGGAGTTCAAGTCGGCGGTACGGGCGCTGCACCAGGCGGGCATCGAGGTCATCCTCGACGTGGTCTACAACCACACCGCCGAGGGCAACCACCTGGGCCCGACGCTCTCCATGCGGGGCCTGGACAACCCCTCGTACTACCGGCTCGCGGACGACCCCCGGTACTACACGGACACCACGGGCACCGGGAACTCGCTGCTCATGCGCTCCCCGCACGTGCTCCAGCTGATCATGGACAGCCTGCGGTACTGGGTGACCGAGATGCACGTGGACGGCTTCCGCTTCGACCTCGCGGCCACCCTGGCCCGCCAGTTCCACGAGGTGGACCGGCTGTCCTCGTTCTTCGACCTGGTGCAGCAGGACCCGGTGGTCAGCCAGGTGAAGCTGATCGCCGAGCCCTGGGACGTGGGCGAGGGCGGCTACCAGGTGGGCAACTTCCCGCCGCTGTGGACCGAGTGGAACGGCAAGTACCGCGACTGCGTGCGGGACCTGTGGCGGGGCGAGCCGCGCACCCTCGCGGAGTTCGCCTCCCGGCTGACCGGGTCGTCCGACCTCTACCAGGACGACGGCCGGCGCCCGCTCGCCTCGGTCAACTTCGTGACCTGCCACGACGGTTTCACCCTGCGCGACCTCGTCTCGTACAACGAGAAGCACAACGAGGCCAACGGTGAGGGCAACCGGGACGGCGAGAGCCACAACCGCTCGTGGAACTGCGGCGCCGAGGGCGACACCGAGGACGTCGGGATCGCGGAGCTGCGCGCCCGCCAGACCCGTAACTTCCTCGCCACCCTGATGCTCTCGCAGGGCGTGCCGATGCTCAGCCACGGCGACGAGTTCGGGCGCACCCAGGGCGGCAACAACAACGCGTACTGCCAGGACAACGAGGTGTCCTGGGTGCGCTGGCCCAAGCAGAACAGTGAGGCGGAGGCGACGCTGCTGCGCTTCACCCGCGCGATGGTACGGCTGCGCCGGGAGCATCCGGTGTTCCGCCGCCGCCGCTTCTTCCACGGGCGTCCGGTCGAGGGCACCCACGACGAGCTGACGGACATCGCGTGGTTCACGCCCGAGGGCGACGAGATGACCTCCCGCGACTGGCAGGCGGCGCACGCCCAGGCGCTGACCGTCTTCCTCAACGGCAACGCGATCTCGGAGCCGGGCACCCAGGGCGAGCGGATCGCCGACGACTCCTTCCTGATGATGTTCAACGCCTCGGCGAAGGAGCTGGAGTTCGCCGTCCCGGACAGTCACGGGGCCTGCTGGCGCACGGTGGTGGACACCTCGGACCCGGAGGGCATGCCGCCGCAGCAGGGGCCGGAGCTGGCGGGCGGCGAGCGGGTGACGCTGGCGCCGCTCAGCCTCACCGTGCTGCGACGGCCGGCCTGA
- a CDS encoding copper amine oxidase produces the protein MSHQRNPARRRDRAHEPHRARRRGAVLAAAVLLGTATAATAPATGATAAPRPPSPTRAPVPPSADCSTAYRITQKLDGGTVWNMCWRYDTDAGLTLGQVTFQPPGATAPVKVLASARLAQIHVPYDDGVAEYDDLTGAGFGWGLQNLKPAECPGGTLTTIKVPEIGQVKGLCTTTRARGHAYRMASDNGSKVYQAQAKDLLVYTVNKVGWYEYISEWRFSADGTIGANVGATGSLSPVDYDATDGRGWPLGKGARAYATSHAHNVFWKLDFGLDGSTKDRIEQFDSTVTAPPAGGGGPTVKTKRTVVTKELAGDARNMRWWRVVSGTGKNADGHARSYEIVPGHTDTHAGRGFTKHDVYFTQARACEKFASNNIGGCPSNAGDSVDKWVNGETLTKPSVWVNIGFHHIARDEDQQPMPVHWQGFQLAPRDVTAMNPLTPPDLASQNGQPDLGS, from the coding sequence ATGTCCCACCAGCGCAACCCGGCCCGCCGACGGGACCGGGCCCACGAGCCGCACCGGGCCCGCCGGCGCGGCGCCGTCCTGGCCGCGGCCGTCCTGCTCGGCACCGCCACGGCCGCCACCGCACCCGCGACCGGGGCCACCGCCGCACCCCGGCCGCCGTCCCCGACGCGCGCGCCCGTCCCGCCGTCGGCCGACTGCTCCACCGCCTACCGCATCACCCAGAAGCTCGACGGCGGCACCGTCTGGAACATGTGCTGGCGCTACGACACCGACGCCGGCCTCACGCTCGGCCAGGTCACCTTCCAGCCGCCCGGCGCCACCGCGCCCGTCAAGGTCCTCGCCAGCGCCCGGCTCGCCCAGATCCACGTGCCGTACGACGACGGCGTCGCCGAGTACGACGACCTCACCGGCGCGGGCTTCGGCTGGGGCCTGCAGAACCTCAAGCCGGCCGAGTGCCCCGGCGGCACCCTCACCACCATCAAGGTGCCCGAGATCGGCCAGGTCAAGGGCCTGTGCACCACGACCAGGGCGCGCGGGCACGCCTACCGCATGGCCAGCGACAACGGCTCCAAGGTCTACCAGGCCCAGGCCAAGGACCTGCTCGTCTACACCGTGAACAAGGTCGGCTGGTACGAGTACATCTCCGAGTGGCGCTTCTCCGCCGACGGCACCATCGGCGCCAACGTCGGAGCCACCGGCAGCCTCTCGCCCGTCGACTACGACGCCACCGACGGCCGCGGCTGGCCCCTCGGCAAGGGCGCCCGCGCCTACGCCACCAGCCACGCCCACAACGTCTTCTGGAAGCTCGACTTCGGCCTCGACGGCTCCACCAAGGACCGGATCGAGCAGTTCGACTCCACCGTCACCGCGCCCCCCGCGGGCGGCGGCGGACCGACCGTGAAGACCAAGCGGACCGTCGTCACCAAGGAGCTGGCAGGGGACGCCAGGAACATGCGCTGGTGGCGGGTGGTCAGCGGCACCGGCAAGAACGCCGACGGCCACGCCCGCTCGTACGAGATCGTGCCCGGCCACACCGACACCCACGCCGGGCGCGGCTTCACCAAGCACGACGTGTACTTCACGCAGGCCCGCGCCTGTGAGAAGTTCGCCAGCAACAACATCGGCGGCTGCCCTTCCAACGCCGGTGACAGCGTGGACAAATGGGTCAACGGTGAGACTCTGACCAAACCGTCCGTCTGGGTCAACATCGGGTTCCATCACATCGCCCGGGACGAGGACCAGCAGCCCATGCCGGTCCACTGGCAGGGCTTCCAGCTCGCGCCCAGGGACGTAACCGCTATGAATCCGCTCACTCCGCCCGATCTCGCCTCCCAGAACGGCCAGCCCGATCTGGGGAGTTGA
- a CDS encoding SAV2148 family HEPN domain-containing protein, producing MSSGGLELPPGDSGHEGGPAEPAEASASPGTATPPGAVPPGTVTVARPVEIGAEIDWDAEAWSEVRTRAQRAGRAYIWLNLVEQRLRAVVAAVLRPVYEPVHGEEWVVAAAGPAGQEWVQRAVAVREVSRRKGYLLDPADDNVLSFLTLPQLRELMVQHWPCFEPYFDDRREVELALDELEVTRNVVSRNRALSLTVLAQSERASARILEILGSGAGVPSADRLPVDAVEDLVGDRYADVVSVHPDRVRLQRQLPAEDLFGGARRLDATGIGLNLLVQNFSGRRMVRLAESGCRTRLLFLNPASSAVKRRERELGLKKGELSRSVEMNILHMRRVRSKLRDPGAFQIHVFDETPRFTAYLVDGDGPDGVGVVQSYLRRARGMEAPVLVLRGGGRNVVRHGQGARDGDHGLFETYREEFESVWLDSRPVS from the coding sequence GTGAGCTCGGGAGGTCTGGAGCTGCCCCCAGGTGATTCGGGTCACGAGGGGGGCCCGGCCGAGCCCGCGGAGGCCTCGGCGTCGCCCGGCACGGCCACCCCGCCGGGCGCCGTGCCGCCCGGCACGGTCACCGTCGCCCGGCCCGTGGAGATAGGGGCCGAGATCGACTGGGACGCCGAGGCCTGGAGCGAGGTCCGCACCCGCGCCCAGCGCGCCGGGCGGGCCTACATCTGGCTGAACCTCGTCGAGCAGCGGCTCCGCGCCGTGGTCGCCGCCGTCCTGCGGCCCGTGTACGAGCCCGTGCACGGCGAGGAGTGGGTGGTGGCCGCGGCCGGCCCGGCCGGCCAGGAATGGGTCCAGCGGGCCGTCGCCGTCCGCGAGGTCTCCCGCCGCAAGGGCTACCTCCTCGACCCCGCCGACGACAACGTCCTCAGCTTCCTCACCCTGCCGCAGCTGCGCGAGCTGATGGTGCAGCACTGGCCCTGCTTCGAGCCCTACTTCGACGACCGGCGCGAGGTCGAGCTCGCCCTCGACGAGCTGGAGGTCACGCGCAACGTCGTCTCCCGCAACCGGGCCCTCTCGCTGACCGTGCTCGCCCAGTCCGAACGGGCCTCCGCCCGCATCCTGGAGATCCTCGGCAGCGGAGCCGGGGTGCCGTCGGCCGACCGGCTGCCCGTGGACGCGGTCGAGGACCTCGTGGGCGACCGGTACGCGGACGTCGTCTCCGTCCACCCCGACCGGGTCCGGCTCCAGCGGCAGCTGCCCGCCGAGGACCTCTTCGGCGGCGCCCGCCGCCTCGACGCCACCGGCATAGGTCTCAATCTGCTCGTGCAGAACTTCTCCGGCCGCCGCATGGTCCGGCTCGCCGAGTCCGGCTGCCGGACCCGCCTCCTCTTCCTCAACCCCGCCAGCAGCGCGGTCAAGCGCCGCGAACGGGAACTGGGCCTGAAGAAGGGCGAGCTGAGCCGCTCGGTCGAGATGAACATCCTGCACATGCGCCGGGTCCGCTCCAAGCTGCGCGACCCGGGCGCCTTCCAGATCCACGTCTTCGACGAGACCCCCCGCTTCACCGCCTATCTGGTGGACGGCGACGGGCCGGACGGCGTCGGCGTCGTGCAGTCCTATCTGCGCCGGGCCAGGGGCATGGAGGCCCCGGTCCTGGTGCTGCGCGGCGGAGGCCGGAACGTGGTCCGCCACGGCCAGGGCGCACGTGACGGCGATCACGGACTCTTCGAGACGTACCGGGAGGAATTCGAGTCCGTCTGGCTCGACTCCCGGCCCGTCTCCTGA